The Pseudomonas parafulva genome includes a window with the following:
- a CDS encoding efflux RND transporter periplasmic adaptor subunit, producing MKPWLTLMCAGVLLVGCGKQEQPPEPVRPVLSVVVQPQLQARLGRFAGVIEARYESTLGFRVGGRIARRWLDVGAQVKAGDTLATLDPTDQQNQLRAAEGDLARVQAQWINAQSDARRQQQLYDRGVGAQAQLDIAQTNLKTAGATLEQARSSVSQARDQLGYTTLRSDHAAVITAWQAEAGQTVTAGQAVVKLARPDVKEAVIDLPIGIAEQLAPDLTFTVASQLNPAVNTTATLRELEPKADATTRTRRARLTLASTPETFHLGTAVSVTLSSQVSPRSELPASALLERDGKTQVWVVEPQQKTVALRDVTLIDRNEDRIVVSSGVQPGERVVIAGVNSLKPGQQVTFDEDAQ from the coding sequence ATGAAGCCTTGGCTAACACTGATGTGTGCCGGTGTGTTGCTTGTCGGGTGCGGCAAGCAAGAGCAGCCGCCAGAGCCGGTTCGCCCCGTGCTGTCGGTAGTGGTGCAACCTCAGTTGCAGGCCCGCCTGGGCCGCTTTGCAGGCGTCATCGAAGCGCGCTACGAAAGTACCTTGGGCTTTCGCGTAGGCGGTCGCATCGCACGCCGTTGGCTGGACGTCGGTGCCCAGGTCAAAGCGGGCGATACGCTGGCCACGCTGGATCCGACCGACCAGCAAAACCAACTGCGTGCAGCTGAAGGCGACCTAGCCAGGGTGCAGGCGCAGTGGATCAACGCGCAGTCCGACGCCCGCCGGCAACAACAGTTGTACGACCGCGGCGTGGGTGCTCAGGCCCAGCTGGACATTGCCCAGACCAACCTGAAAACCGCCGGCGCCACGTTGGAGCAGGCCAGGTCCTCGGTCAGTCAGGCCCGTGATCAGCTCGGCTACACCACGCTGCGCAGCGATCATGCGGCGGTGATCACCGCTTGGCAGGCCGAGGCTGGGCAAACCGTCACCGCTGGGCAGGCGGTGGTCAAGCTGGCCAGGCCAGACGTGAAGGAAGCCGTGATCGACCTGCCCATTGGCATTGCCGAGCAGTTGGCCCCGGACCTGACCTTCACCGTTGCCTCGCAGCTCAACCCTGCCGTCAACACCACCGCCACCTTGCGCGAGCTCGAGCCCAAGGCCGATGCCACCACCCGCACCCGGCGTGCGCGGCTGACCTTGGCCAGTACCCCTGAAACCTTCCATCTGGGGACTGCCGTCAGCGTCACCCTCAGCTCGCAGGTTTCTCCGCGCAGCGAACTGCCGGCTAGCGCTCTGCTCGAGCGCGATGGCAAGACCCAGGTGTGGGTCGTCGAACCTCAACAGAAAACTGTCGCTTTGCGCGACGTGACCCTGATCGACCGAAACGAAGACCGCATCGTCGTCTCATCAGGCGTACAGCCTGGGGAGCGGGTGGTGATCGCCGGCGTCAATAGCCTCAAGCCTGGCCAGCAGGTCACCTTCGACGAGGATGCGCAATGA
- a CDS encoding efflux RND transporter periplasmic adaptor subunit, producing the protein MTLSRVLLVTGLGVLGLLTGCSKSEPEGTLPRVGVQTVQSADFAARVTLTGDIQARVQTDLSFRVGGKIISRAVDVGDHVKAKQVLARLDPKDLQNNVASAKAEVFAAQARVTQTQAAFVRQQKLLPKGYTSQSEYDAAQASLRSNQSALKAAQAQLANANEQLSYTALVSEADGVITERQAEVGQVVQATMPIFSLARDGERDAVFNVYESLLAGTPSDASVVVSLLDDPKVQARGAVREITPTVSAQSGTVQVKVGLQDVPPAMQLGAPVTVTTQGRGKPSVELPWSALTKGLKKPAVWIVGEGDKVQLREVEVSRYLTGTVVIGKGLDGGEVVVVTGGQLLHPGMKVEKVPAKAPESPL; encoded by the coding sequence ATGACGTTGTCGCGTGTGCTGCTGGTCACCGGCTTGGGGGTGCTGGGCTTGCTCACGGGCTGCAGCAAGAGTGAGCCCGAAGGAACCCTGCCTCGCGTGGGGGTGCAGACTGTCCAATCTGCTGATTTCGCTGCCAGGGTGACCCTGACCGGTGATATCCAGGCGCGTGTGCAAACCGACCTTTCTTTCCGCGTAGGCGGCAAGATCATCTCGCGCGCGGTGGATGTGGGCGATCACGTCAAGGCCAAGCAGGTGCTGGCGCGGCTTGACCCCAAGGACCTGCAGAACAACGTCGCCTCGGCCAAGGCCGAGGTGTTCGCCGCCCAGGCGCGTGTAACCCAGACCCAAGCCGCCTTCGTCCGCCAGCAGAAACTGCTGCCCAAGGGCTATACCAGCCAAAGCGAATACGATGCTGCCCAGGCCTCGCTGCGCAGCAACCAGAGCGCCCTGAAGGCCGCACAGGCTCAGCTGGCGAACGCCAACGAGCAGTTGAGCTATACCGCGCTGGTATCAGAGGCCGATGGTGTGATCACCGAGCGCCAGGCCGAGGTAGGCCAAGTGGTGCAAGCGACCATGCCGATCTTCAGCCTGGCCCGGGATGGCGAGCGTGATGCGGTGTTCAACGTCTATGAGTCCCTGTTGGCAGGCACCCCGAGCGATGCCAGCGTGGTGGTCAGCCTGCTGGACGATCCCAAGGTACAAGCCCGTGGGGCGGTGAGGGAAATCACGCCCACCGTCTCGGCCCAGAGCGGTACGGTACAGGTCAAGGTCGGTCTGCAGGACGTTCCGCCTGCCATGCAGTTGGGCGCGCCCGTCACCGTGACCACGCAGGGGCGGGGCAAGCCGAGTGTCGAGCTGCCTTGGTCGGCACTGACCAAAGGCCTGAAGAAACCCGCCGTATGGATCGTGGGTGAGGGCGACAAGGTGCAGTTGCGGGAAGTCGAAGTGAGCCGCTACCTGACCGGCACCGTGGTCATCGGTAAGGGCCTCGACGGTGGCGAAGTCGTCGTGGTGACCGGCGGGCAGCTGCTGCACCCCGGCATGAAAGTTGAAAAAGTCCCCGCCAAAGCGCCGGAGAGCCCGCTATGA
- a CDS encoding ABC transporter permease subunit: protein MKRFGFSKLMLVFGLLFIYLPMVILVIYSFNASKLVTVWGGWSVKWYVGLLDNTQLIGSVMRSLEIACYTAVAAVALGTMAAFVLTRVTRFRGRTLFGGLVTAPLVMPEVITGLSLLLLFVAMAQLIGWPQERGVVTIWIAHTTFCAAYVAVVVSARLRELDLSIEEAAMDLGAKPWKVFFLITIPMIAPSLAAGGMMSFALSLDDLVLASFVSGPGSTTLPMEVFSAVRLGVKPEINAVASLILLSVSLVTFFVWYFSRRAEERRRKAIQQAIEEGAAANASQPQVRRPAPVAPI from the coding sequence ATGAAGCGCTTCGGTTTTTCCAAGCTGATGCTGGTGTTCGGCTTGCTGTTCATTTACTTGCCGATGGTGATTCTGGTCATCTACTCGTTCAACGCCTCCAAGTTGGTGACGGTGTGGGGTGGGTGGTCGGTGAAGTGGTACGTCGGCCTGCTGGACAACACCCAGCTGATCGGCTCGGTGATGCGCTCGCTGGAAATTGCCTGCTACACGGCGGTGGCAGCGGTTGCGTTGGGCACCATGGCCGCTTTCGTGCTGACCCGGGTCACCCGCTTCCGCGGGCGCACCTTGTTCGGCGGCCTGGTCACTGCGCCGCTGGTGATGCCTGAAGTCATCACCGGTCTGTCGCTGTTGCTGCTGTTCGTGGCCATGGCGCAATTGATCGGTTGGCCGCAGGAGCGTGGCGTGGTCACCATCTGGATCGCCCACACCACCTTCTGTGCAGCCTATGTGGCGGTTGTCGTGTCGGCGCGGTTGCGTGAACTGGACCTGTCGATCGAGGAAGCGGCCATGGACCTGGGAGCCAAGCCGTGGAAGGTGTTCTTCCTGATCACCATCCCCATGATTGCGCCATCGCTGGCGGCCGGCGGCATGATGTCGTTCGCGCTGTCGCTCGATGACCTGGTGCTGGCAAGCTTCGTGTCCGGGCCAGGCTCGACCACGTTGCCCATGGAAGTGTTCTCGGCGGTGCGCCTGGGCGTGAAGCCGGAGATCAACGCCGTGGCCAGCCTGATTCTGCTGTCCGTCTCGTTGGTTACGTTCTTCGTCTGGTACTTCAGCCGCCGTGCCGAGGAGCGCCGCCGCAAGGCCATACAGCAAGCCATCGAAGAGGGCGCGGCGGCCAACGCCTCGCAGCCACAGGTACGGCGCCCGGCGCCGGTGGCGCCGATCTGA
- a CDS encoding ABC transporter permease subunit, giving the protein MKLRKLKRAFRRITPEGRHLVIGVPFVWLFLFFMLPFFIVLKISFAEADVAIPPYTEIYSYVEDKIQLVLNLANYGLLTEDDLYISAYLGSLKMAFISTLLCLLIGYPMAYAIANAKKETQTVLLLLIMMPTWTAILIRVYAWMGILSNNGLLNGFLMWTGLIDQPLQILNTNLAVYIGVVYSYLPFMILPLFANLVKHDPSLLEAASDLGSSTFNSFWKITVPLSKNGIIAGCMLVFIPVVGEFVIPELLGGPETLMIGKVLWQEFFNNRDWPVASALAVVMLAILIVPILLFNRSQAKEMEGRA; this is encoded by the coding sequence ATGAAGCTGCGCAAGCTCAAGCGAGCGTTCCGGCGCATCACCCCTGAGGGGCGGCACCTGGTGATCGGTGTTCCTTTCGTGTGGCTGTTCCTGTTCTTCATGCTGCCGTTCTTCATCGTCCTGAAGATCAGCTTCGCCGAAGCTGACGTGGCGATCCCGCCTTATACCGAGATCTACAGCTACGTCGAGGACAAGATCCAGTTGGTGCTCAACCTGGCCAACTACGGTTTGCTGACCGAGGACGACCTGTATATCTCGGCCTACCTGGGTTCGCTTAAGATGGCGTTCATCAGCACGCTGCTTTGCCTGCTGATCGGCTACCCGATGGCCTACGCCATCGCCAATGCCAAGAAGGAAACCCAGACCGTCCTGCTGCTGCTGATCATGATGCCGACCTGGACCGCGATCCTGATCCGCGTGTATGCCTGGATGGGCATTCTCAGCAACAACGGTTTGCTCAACGGCTTTCTGATGTGGACCGGGCTGATCGACCAGCCGCTGCAGATCCTGAACACCAACCTGGCGGTGTATATCGGCGTGGTCTATTCCTACCTGCCGTTCATGATCCTGCCCTTGTTCGCCAACCTGGTGAAGCATGACCCAAGCCTGCTCGAAGCGGCATCTGACCTGGGCTCGAGCACCTTCAACAGTTTCTGGAAAATCACCGTGCCGCTGTCGAAAAACGGCATCATCGCCGGTTGTATGCTGGTATTCATCCCCGTGGTGGGCGAATTCGTGATCCCCGAGCTGCTCGGCGGTCCGGAAACCCTGATGATCGGCAAGGTGTTGTGGCAGGAGTTCTTCAACAACCGTGACTGGCCGGTGGCCTCCGCGCTGGCGGTGGTGATGCTGGCGATCCTGATCGTGCCGATTCTGCTGTTCAACCGCAGCCAGGCCAAGGAAATGGAGGGCAGGGCATGA
- the potA gene encoding polyamine ABC transporter ATP-binding protein — MAVASGAYKKALEGGQQPKQVLVKIDRVTKKFDETVAVDDVSLEIRKGEIFALLGGSGSGKSTLLRMLAGFERPTEGRIFLDGVDITDMPPYERPINMMFQSYALFPHMTVAQNIAFGLQQDRLPKAEVDARVAEMLKLVHMTQYAKRKPHQLSGGQRQRVALARSLAKRPKLLLLDEPMGALDKKLRSQMQLELVEIIERVGVTCVMVTHDQEEAMTMAQRIAIMHLGWIAQIGSPVDIYETPTSRLVCEFIGNVNLFDAEVIDDAEGHALIASPELERKIYVGHGVSTSVEDKHITYALRPEKMLVTTVQPDFEYNWSRGKIHDIAYLGGHSVFYVKLPSGKVVQSFVANAERQGARPTWDDEVYVWWEDDSGVVLRS; from the coding sequence ATGGCAGTTGCCTCCGGCGCCTATAAGAAAGCCCTCGAGGGTGGCCAGCAACCCAAGCAGGTGCTGGTCAAGATCGACCGGGTCACGAAAAAATTCGACGAAACGGTAGCGGTGGACGATGTGTCCCTGGAAATCCGCAAGGGCGAAATCTTCGCCTTGCTCGGCGGTTCCGGCTCCGGTAAGTCGACCTTGCTGCGCATGCTGGCAGGCTTCGAACGCCCCACCGAAGGGCGCATCTTCCTGGACGGTGTGGACATCACCGACATGCCGCCCTACGAGCGGCCGATCAACATGATGTTCCAGTCCTACGCCCTGTTCCCGCACATGACCGTGGCGCAGAACATCGCCTTCGGCCTGCAGCAGGACCGCTTGCCCAAGGCCGAGGTCGACGCCCGCGTGGCCGAGATGCTCAAGCTGGTGCACATGACCCAGTACGCCAAGCGCAAACCGCATCAGCTCTCCGGTGGCCAGCGCCAGCGCGTGGCCTTGGCTCGCTCCCTGGCCAAGCGCCCCAAGCTGTTGCTGCTGGACGAGCCGATGGGCGCCCTGGACAAGAAGCTGCGTTCGCAGATGCAACTGGAGCTGGTGGAAATCATCGAGCGCGTCGGTGTGACCTGCGTGATGGTGACCCACGACCAGGAAGAGGCCATGACCATGGCCCAGCGCATTGCCATCATGCACCTGGGCTGGATCGCTCAGATCGGCTCGCCGGTGGATATCTACGAAACCCCGACCAGCCGCCTGGTCTGCGAATTCATCGGCAACGTCAACCTGTTCGATGCCGAGGTGATCGACGATGCCGAAGGTCATGCCCTGATCGCCTCGCCTGAACTTGAGCGCAAGATCTACGTCGGGCATGGTGTTTCCACCTCCGTGGAAGACAAGCACATCACCTATGCGCTGCGCCCGGAAAAGATGCTGGTCACCACTGTCCAGCCTGACTTCGAGTACAACTGGTCGCGCGGCAAGATCCATGACATCGCCTACCTGGGCGGTCATTCGGTGTTCTACGTCAAGCTACCCAGTGGCAAGGTGGTGCAGTCGTTCGTCGCCAACGCCGAGCGCCAAGGCGCGCGCCCTACGTGGGACGATGAAGTCTACGTATGGTGGGAAGACGACAGCGGCGTGGTACTGCGGTCATGA
- a CDS encoding polyamine ABC transporter substrate-binding protein, translating to MSNSVLRKAMMAAASLTLACSVQAAPTVHFYNWSDYIGPDTLAGFEKATGIKPVQDVFDSNETLEGKLLAGRTGYDVVVPSNHFLGKQIKAGAFQKLDKTLLPNYANLDPALMKRLEKNDPGNLYAVPYLWGTNGIGYNVDKVKEALGVDTIDSWAVLFEPENMKKLSKCGVAFLDSADEMLPAVLNYMGLDPNSTNPKDYAKAEQKLLAVRPYVTYFHSSKYITDLANGNICVAAGFSGDVFQAKARAEEAKKGVNLAYAIPKEGGNLWFDVLAIPKDARNVEQAHALINYLLKPEVIAQVSDYVGYANPNSKAGDLMDQAVRTDAAVYPPQDVLDKMFVNSELPPKVQRLMTRSWTKVKSGK from the coding sequence TTGTCCAATTCTGTATTACGCAAGGCCATGATGGCTGCAGCGAGCCTGACGCTGGCATGCAGCGTCCAAGCGGCGCCTACGGTGCATTTCTACAACTGGTCCGACTATATCGGCCCTGATACCCTCGCGGGCTTCGAGAAAGCCACGGGCATCAAGCCGGTGCAGGATGTCTTCGATTCCAACGAGACCCTGGAAGGTAAGCTGCTGGCCGGCAGGACCGGCTATGACGTGGTCGTGCCTTCCAACCATTTCCTGGGCAAGCAGATCAAGGCGGGCGCTTTCCAGAAGCTCGACAAGACACTGCTACCCAATTACGCGAACCTTGATCCTGCGCTGATGAAGCGTCTGGAGAAGAACGATCCGGGCAACCTGTATGCCGTGCCTTACCTGTGGGGCACCAATGGTATCGGGTATAACGTCGACAAGGTCAAGGAGGCGCTTGGCGTCGATACCATCGATTCCTGGGCGGTGCTGTTCGAACCCGAGAACATGAAGAAGTTGTCCAAGTGCGGTGTGGCCTTCCTCGACTCGGCGGACGAAATGCTACCGGCCGTCCTCAACTACATGGGCCTGGATCCCAACAGCACCAACCCCAAGGATTACGCCAAGGCCGAGCAGAAGCTGCTGGCGGTGCGTCCCTACGTGACCTACTTCCATTCGTCCAAGTACATCACCGACCTTGCCAACGGCAACATCTGTGTCGCGGCGGGTTTCTCGGGTGATGTGTTCCAGGCCAAGGCCCGCGCCGAAGAGGCGAAGAAGGGCGTGAACCTGGCTTATGCCATTCCTAAAGAAGGCGGCAACCTCTGGTTCGACGTGCTGGCGATCCCCAAGGACGCCAGGAACGTGGAGCAGGCGCATGCCTTGATCAACTATTTGCTGAAACCTGAGGTTATCGCCCAGGTCAGTGATTACGTCGGTTATGCCAACCCTAACTCGAAGGCTGGCGACCTGATGGACCAGGCCGTGAGGACTGACGCTGCGGTCTATCCACCGCAGGATGTGCTGGACAAGATGTTCGTGAACTCAGAGCTGCCGCCCAAGGTGCAGCGCCTGATGACCCGCAGCTGGACCAAGGTCAAGTCGGGCAAGTAA
- a CDS encoding polyamine ABC transporter substrate-binding protein, whose translation MKNMGKTLLAAALMGAVVGAVQAEDKVLNVYNWSDYIAPDTIAKFEKESGIKVKYDVFDSNETLEAKLLAGKSGYDIVVPSNNFLAKQIKAGVYQELDRTKLPNWKNLDEDLLKAVGDASDPGNKYAFPYMWGSIGIGYNPEKVKAALGVDKIDSWDVVFKPENIAKLKSCGVSFLDAPTEMLPAALHYLGLPTNSTKKEDLKAAEDLFLKIRPSITYFHSSKYIGDLANGNICLAVGYSGDLEQSKTRAHEAGDKVKLDYVIPKEGAGTFYDMVAMPKDAEHKEAAYKFMDFLMQPQVMAEITNAVRFPNGNKAATAFVDKEITSDPSIYPSAEVKKQLYAIAAPEAAVQRVITRSWTKIKSGK comes from the coding sequence ATGAAGAATATGGGCAAGACGTTGTTGGCCGCCGCGCTGATGGGCGCAGTGGTCGGGGCTGTACAGGCTGAAGACAAGGTACTGAACGTCTACAACTGGTCGGACTACATCGCTCCGGACACCATCGCCAAGTTCGAGAAAGAGTCGGGCATAAAGGTCAAGTACGACGTGTTCGACAGCAACGAAACCCTGGAGGCCAAGTTGCTGGCCGGCAAGTCCGGCTATGACATCGTGGTGCCTTCCAACAACTTCCTGGCCAAGCAGATCAAAGCTGGCGTCTACCAGGAACTCGATCGCACCAAGCTGCCCAACTGGAAGAACCTCGACGAGGACCTGCTCAAGGCCGTGGGCGATGCCAGTGACCCGGGCAACAAATACGCCTTCCCCTACATGTGGGGCTCGATCGGCATCGGCTACAACCCCGAGAAGGTCAAGGCCGCGCTGGGCGTGGACAAGATCGACTCCTGGGACGTGGTCTTCAAGCCAGAGAACATCGCCAAGCTCAAGAGCTGTGGCGTGAGCTTCCTTGATGCCCCAACCGAAATGCTGCCAGCTGCCCTGCATTACCTGGGCCTGCCGACCAACAGCACCAAGAAGGAAGACCTCAAGGCTGCCGAGGACCTGTTCCTCAAGATCCGTCCTTCGATCACCTACTTCCATTCCTCCAAGTACATTGGCGACCTGGCCAACGGCAACATCTGCCTGGCAGTCGGCTACTCGGGTGACCTGGAACAGTCCAAGACCCGCGCCCACGAGGCGGGGGACAAGGTCAAGCTGGACTACGTGATTCCGAAAGAAGGCGCCGGCACCTTCTATGACATGGTTGCCATGCCCAAGGATGCCGAGCACAAGGAAGCGGCCTACAAGTTCATGGACTTCCTGATGCAGCCGCAAGTCATGGCCGAAATCACCAATGCCGTGCGCTTCCCCAACGGCAACAAGGCCGCGACCGCCTTCGTGGACAAGGAAATCACCAGCGACCCAAGCATCTATCCGTCCGCTGAAGTGAAAAAGCAGCTGTACGCCATTGCCGCCCCTGAGGCAGCAGTGCAACGGGTGATTACCCGCAGCTGGACCAAGATCAAATCGGGCAAATAA
- a CDS encoding aspartate aminotransferase family protein: MSLNNPQTREWQALSGEHHLAPFSDYKQLKDKGPRIITKAQGVHLWDSEGHKILDGMAGLWCVAVGYGREELVQAAERQMRELPYYNLFFQTAHPPALELAKAITQVAPEGMSHVFFTSSGSEGNDTVLRMVRHYWALKGKPSKQTLIGRVNGYHGSTVAGASLGGMSGMHEQGGLPIPGVVHIPQPYWYGEGGDMTPEAFGVWAAEQLEKKILEVGEDNVAAFIAEPIQGAGGVIIPPDTYWPKIKEILARYDILFVADEVICGFGRTGQWFGSDFYDLKPDLMTIAKGLTSGYIPMGGVIVRDKVAKVLSEGGDFNHGFTYSGHPVAAAVGLENLRILRDEQIVEKARTEAAPYLQKRLRELQDHPLVGEVRGVGLLGAIELVKDKATRSRFEGKGAGMICRNFCFDNGLIMRAVGDTMIIAPPLVISPAEIDELVEKARKCLDLTLEAIR; this comes from the coding sequence ATGAGCCTGAACAACCCGCAAACCCGTGAATGGCAAGCCCTCAGTGGCGAGCATCACCTCGCGCCTTTCAGCGACTACAAGCAGCTCAAGGACAAGGGGCCGCGCATTATCACCAAGGCGCAGGGCGTGCATTTGTGGGACAGCGAGGGGCACAAGATTCTCGACGGCATGGCTGGCCTGTGGTGCGTGGCCGTGGGGTATGGGCGTGAGGAGCTGGTTCAGGCGGCAGAGCGGCAGATGCGTGAGCTGCCCTACTACAACCTGTTCTTCCAGACCGCCCATCCTCCGGCGCTGGAGTTGGCCAAGGCGATCACCCAAGTGGCGCCCGAGGGCATGAGCCATGTGTTCTTCACCAGTTCAGGCTCCGAAGGCAACGACACGGTGCTGCGCATGGTTCGCCATTACTGGGCACTCAAGGGCAAACCGAGCAAGCAGACCCTGATCGGCCGGGTCAACGGTTATCACGGCTCCACCGTGGCCGGCGCCAGCCTGGGCGGCATGAGTGGCATGCACGAGCAAGGCGGCCTGCCCATCCCGGGCGTGGTGCACATCCCCCAGCCGTACTGGTATGGCGAGGGCGGTGACATGACACCGGAGGCGTTCGGGGTCTGGGCTGCGGAGCAACTGGAAAAGAAAATTCTCGAAGTCGGCGAGGACAACGTCGCAGCGTTCATCGCCGAGCCCATCCAGGGCGCAGGTGGCGTGATCATCCCGCCAGACACCTACTGGCCGAAGATCAAGGAAATTCTGGCCCGTTACGACATCCTCTTTGTGGCCGACGAAGTCATTTGCGGCTTCGGGCGAACAGGGCAGTGGTTCGGCTCGGATTTCTATGACCTCAAGCCCGATCTGATGACCATCGCCAAAGGCCTTACCTCCGGTTACATCCCCATGGGCGGTGTGATCGTGCGTGACAAGGTGGCCAAGGTGCTCAGCGAAGGTGGGGATTTCAATCACGGCTTCACCTATTCGGGGCATCCTGTGGCTGCCGCAGTGGGCCTGGAAAACCTGCGCATCCTGCGCGACGAACAAATCGTCGAGAAAGCGCGCACCGAAGCGGCACCGTATTTGCAAAAGCGTCTGCGTGAGTTGCAGGACCACCCGCTGGTGGGCGAGGTGCGCGGTGTTGGCCTGCTCGGCGCGATCGAGCTGGTCAAGGACAAGGCGACCCGCAGCCGTTTCGAAGGCAAGGGCGCGGGCATGATCTGCCGTAATTTCTGCTTCGACAATGGTCTGATCATGCGGGCTGTTGGCGACACGATGATCATCGCGCCACCTCTGGTCATCAGCCCGGCCGAGATCGACGAACTGGTGGAAAAGGCACGTAAATGCCTGGACCTGACGCTCGAAGCGATTCGCTGA
- a CDS encoding glutamine synthetase family protein encodes MSNNLDQLTDWLKEHKITEVECLISDLTGITRGKISPTNKFIAEKGMRLPESVLLQTVTGDYVDDDIYYELLDPADIDMICRPDENAVFLVPWAIEPTAQVIHDTYDKKGNPVELSPRNVLKKVLKLYADKGWQPIVAPEMEFYLTKRSEDPDFPLQPPVGRSGRPETGRQSFSIEAANEFDPLFEDVYDWCELQQLDLDTLIHEDGTAQMEINFRHGDALHLADQILVFKRTMREAALKHNVAATFMAKPMTGEPGSAMHLHQSVVDVTTGKNIFSNEDGSMSTLFLNHIGGLQKFIPEALPLFAPNVNSFRRFLPDTSAPVNVEWGEENRTVGLRVPDAGPQSRRVENRLPGADANPYLAIAASLLCGYIGMVEGIEASAPVQGRGYERRNLRLPLTIEDALERMENSRALEQYLGKKFIAGYVATKRAEHENFKRVISSWEREFLLFAV; translated from the coding sequence ATGAGTAACAACCTCGACCAGCTCACCGATTGGTTGAAAGAGCACAAGATCACCGAAGTCGAATGCCTGATCAGCGACTTGACCGGCATCACGCGCGGCAAGATTTCGCCTACCAACAAGTTCATCGCCGAGAAGGGCATGCGCCTGCCCGAGAGCGTGTTGCTGCAGACAGTGACCGGCGACTATGTCGACGACGACATCTATTACGAGCTGCTGGACCCTGCAGACATCGACATGATCTGCCGGCCTGACGAGAATGCCGTGTTCCTGGTGCCATGGGCCATCGAGCCGACCGCACAGGTCATCCACGATACATACGACAAGAAGGGCAACCCCGTAGAGCTGTCGCCGCGCAACGTGCTCAAGAAGGTGCTCAAGCTGTACGCTGACAAGGGTTGGCAGCCCATCGTCGCGCCCGAGATGGAGTTCTACCTGACCAAGCGCAGCGAAGACCCTGACTTCCCGCTGCAACCGCCGGTGGGCCGTTCGGGGCGGCCCGAAACCGGGCGCCAGTCCTTCTCCATCGAAGCTGCGAACGAATTCGACCCGCTGTTCGAGGATGTCTATGACTGGTGCGAATTGCAGCAGTTGGACCTCGACACGCTGATCCACGAAGACGGCACGGCGCAGATGGAAATCAACTTCCGTCACGGCGATGCCCTGCACCTGGCCGACCAGATCCTGGTGTTCAAGCGCACCATGCGCGAAGCGGCGCTCAAGCACAACGTGGCAGCCACCTTCATGGCCAAGCCCATGACCGGCGAGCCTGGCAGCGCGATGCACCTGCACCAGAGCGTGGTCGACGTAACCACCGGCAAGAATATCTTCAGCAATGAAGACGGCAGCATGAGCACGCTGTTTCTGAACCACATTGGCGGCCTGCAGAAATTCATTCCCGAAGCGCTGCCGCTGTTCGCGCCGAACGTGAACTCGTTCCGCCGCTTCCTTCCGGATACCTCGGCACCGGTGAACGTGGAGTGGGGCGAGGAAAATCGTACGGTAGGCCTGCGCGTGCCTGACGCCGGCCCGCAAAGCCGGCGCGTCGAAAACCGCCTGCCGGGTGCGGATGCCAACCCGTACTTGGCCATCGCCGCGAGCCTGCTGTGTGGCTACATCGGCATGGTCGAAGGTATCGAGGCCAGCGCCCCGGTCCAAGGGCGGGGTTACGAGCGCCGCAACCTGCGCCTGCCGCTGACCATCGAGGACGCCCTGGAGCGCATGGAAAACAGCCGCGCCCTGGAGCAGTACCTGGGCAAGAAATTCATCGCCGGCTACGTGGCCACCAAGCGTGCCGAGCACGAGAACTTCAAGCGCGTCATCAGTTCCTGGGAGCGTGAATTCCTGCTGTTCGCAGTTTGA